The DNA window AATCTTACTTAGATATTTATATTGCTAATTTCACAGAAGAGGGCAATCTTGAAAACATAGAAGAATTACCAGCTAATATCAATACGAATACACATGAAAGCAATGCCGTTTTAAGCTCTGATGGTAATACATTGTATTTTTCTAGAACTAACAATAAACGAACTGAAATCGATGATATCAAGATTGCAACTGTCAAACTTTATAAAGCGACAAAAGTAGATGGAGAATGGAATAACATAGAAGAACTTCCATTTTCAAGTAATCTATATTCTGTTATGCATCCTGCTCTCAATACTAATAACGACAAATTATATTTTTCTAGTGATATGAAAGGTGGTCAAGGATCATTTGACATCTATTATGTAGATATTTCATCAGATAGTACTTATAGCGAACCAATAAACTTAGGTTCAAAAATTAATACACGTCATAGAGAACAGTTTCCTTTTATTAGTAAAGATACGACACTCTATTATGCTTCAGATGGTTTACAAGGTCTTGGTGGATTAGATGTTTTTATGTGTGAATTTAATAAAAACGATGAAAATTGGAATACGCCTCTTAACTTAGGAAACACTATAAATACTGGCAAAGATGATTTCTCATTTGTTGTAAATTCAGAAGAAAACACAGGATTTTTATCCTCTAATAGAAGTGGTAGAGATAATCTATATTCGTTTTTAAGAAGAGATAAAAACAGAAGTGTTGTATTAGAAGGTACTGTGAAAGATTTGCATAGTCAAGAGATTTTACCAAATACATCAATTACTATATTTGATGAAAACAATAATGCTATTGACTCTGTTAAAGTAGATAAAGATGGTAGGTATAAGTTTCACATAAAACCATTTAAAACCTATAAAATAGAGGGATTTAAGCCATTGTACATTCCGAAAGCTGTAGATTTTGACACAGATGATTCAGGTAAAATAGAATTAAATATAGAACTAGAATTAGAATCCTATGATGATGCTGAAGAGATCGTTTACGAGAAAGATGGTTATGTATACATTCAACTTGAAAACATCTATTTTGAATTAGATAAATGGAATATTGAACCACAAGCTGCATCAACGTTAAATGTATTGATTGAGCTTATGAAAAAATATCCTAGAATGGAAGTTGAACTAGGAGCTCACACTGATACAAGAAGTTCTAATGACTATAATTTAAAACTTTCAAATAATCGTGCTAACTCTGCTATGCAATATATCATCTCAAAAGGAATTAATCAATCTAGAATGAAAGCTGTAGGATATGGCGAAACACAACTGCTTGTAGATTGTGGTAATGAGTGTTCAGAAGAAGAACATTCGATTAACAGAAGATGCGAATTTATAATCACAAAGTAAATTCCATGTTTATCAACTTTTCATAGCAAAATACTTACCGTTCATCGATAATAAAAATAGAATCATGTATTTCAACGTTATTATAATACAATTTGTCGAATAAATTTAAACTAAAACGTTATAGTGCATACATTGAAATAAGATTAAACCCCAAAATTGATCTACTTATGAAAACGATACCTAATGTTTTCAGTAATAATGATATTACTGTTACCTACAATCCGTGTGAATGCATTAATGCTGAGCGTTGTGCAAAAGAACTTTCAAATGTATTTCGTCAACATATAATCCCTTGGATAGACCTAGATGGAGAATCTACAGATAAAATTATTCAACAAGTAAAGAAATGTCCTTCTGGCGCTTTAAAATTTCATAGTAATCAAAAAGAAGTTGCTTAGAATAATAAATATCCCTTTGAATTAATAACTCAAAGGGATATTTATTTTTTTATCCTAACCTGTTTACCCAAAATTCAATGGAATTGGAGGTTGCTCAAAAAAAATATTTTGAGCAACTGCGAAATACAGTCTCAAATTCTGATTTCAAATAGAAAATTTATGCCTGACCTGTTGGTCCAAAATTCAATGGAATTGGAGGTTGCTCAAAAAAAATATTTTGAGCACCTGCAAAATACAGTCTCAAATTCTGATTTCAAATAGAAAATTTATGCTTGACCTGTTGGTCCAAAATTCAATGGAATTGGAGGTTGCTCAAAAAAAATATTTTGAGCACCTGCAAAATACAGTCTCAAATTCTGATTTCAAATAGAAAATTTATGCCTGACCTGTTGGTCCAAAATTCAATGGAATTGGAGGTTGCTCATAATCTTTGATTTCTCCATGAGCTTTCTCAAATCTATTTACGTTATCTCCTAATGCCTTCAATAAACGTTTTGCATGTTGAGGCGTTAAAATAATCCTGGATTTAACTTTACTCTTTGGAGTTCCAGGCATTATGCTCACAAAGTCAACTACAAACTCTGAAACTGAATGATTTATAATTGCTAGATTAGAATACGTTCCTTCTGCAATTTTTTCATCTAATTCTATATTGATTCCTGGTTTTTTTTGTTTTTTATCGTCTGCCATTATAAACTTGTTTATGTTTCCGATAAATCGGAAAACTAATTATTAATATATTTAATAAAAAAGCCTTCATACATATGAATGCGTGAAGGCTTTTATTATATAGAGATTCTTGCCTTCGCAAGAATGACAACTGTTAGTTGTAGTTCATCTCTTCTTTTGCTTTCATCATTTCATTGAATTCTTCTTTAGAACCTACAATGATGTTATCAAATTTTCTAACACCTGTTCCTGCTGGAATTCTATGACCAACAATTACATTTTCTTTCAATCCTTCAAGATCGTCAACTTTAGCATTTACAGCTGCTTCGTTAAGAACCTTAGTTGTTTCTTGGAACGATGCTGCAGATATAAATGATTTCGTCTGTAAAGATGCTCTTGTAATACCTTGTAAAATAGGTGTAGCTGTAGCAGGTTTTGCATCTCTTGCAGTTGCCAACGCTTTATCTTCTCTACGTAGTATTGAATTCTCATCTCTTAACTCTCTAGCTGTTAAAATCTGTCCTGCCTTTAAAGTTTCAGAATCTCCAGCTTCTTCGACAACTTTCATTCCAAAAATCTTATCGTTTTCTTCAATAAAATCTGCTTTATGAGCTAATTGATCTTCTAAGAAAATCGTATCACCAGAATCAATAATTCTAACTTTACGCATCATTTGTCTTACAACAACTTCAAAGTGCTTGTCATTAATCTTTACACCTTGTAAACGATATACTTCTTGTACTTCGTTTACTAAGTATTGTTGCACAGCTGAAGGGCCTTTGATATTCAAAATATCATTAGGAGTAATTGAACCATCAGATAATGGCATACAAGCTTTTACATAATCATTTTCTTGCACAAGAATTTGATTAGATAATTTAACTAAGTATTTCTTAATCTCACCTAATTTAGACTCAATGATAATTTCACGATTACCTCTTTTGATTTTTCCGAAAGATACAACACCATCAATCTCACTAACAACAGCAGGATTAGAAGGGTTACGTGCTTCAAATAATTCAGTTACACGAGGTAAACCACCTGTAATATCACCTGCTTTAGCAGATTTACGAGGAATCTTAACTAAAATTTTACCAACTTTAACTTTTTCACCATCATCAATCATAAGGTGAGCTCCAACAGGTAAATTGTATGAACGTATCGTTTCTCCTTTAGCATCCTCAATAAGAAGCGTAGGAATTAATTTCTTGTTTCTAGATTCAGAAATTACTTTCTCTTGGAAACCAGTTTGCTCATCAATTTCTACTTGATAAGTGATACCTTGCTCAATGTTTTCAAATCTCACTTTACCAGCAAATTCTGAAATAATCACACCATTATATGGATCCCACTGACAAATAATATCTCCTGCTTTCACTTTATCACCTGGTTTAACATAGATGAATGATCCATAAGGAATATTATTCGTACTAAGTGTGATACCAGTTTTAGTATCAACTAATTTTAATTCTGAAGTACGAGAGATAACTACGTTAACATCTTTACCTTCATTATCCTTAGTCTTAACCGTTTTTAGGTCTTCAATTTCTGCAACACCATCAAACTTAACAGTTAATTTGTTTTCTTCGGAAATGTTACCTGCAACACCACCAACGTGGAATGTACGTAAAGTAAGCTGTGTTCCTGGTTCACCAATTGATTGTGCCGCAACGACACCAACAGCTTCTCCACGTTGAACCATTTTACCTGTCGCTAAATTACGACCATAACATTTTGAACAAATACCTTTCTTAGCTTCACAAGTTAATGCTGAACGTACTTCAACAGAATCTAAAGCAGACGCTTGAATACGTTTAGCAATATCATCATGGATATGACCACCTGCTTCAACTAATAGCTCTTCGGTAATTGGGTCAAAAACATCATTTAAAGATGTACGACCAACTATTCTAGCTTCAAGCGTTTCAATTATTTCTTCGTTTTTCTTTAACGGATTGACTTCAATACCTCTTAATGTACCACAATCTTCAGTGTAGATAATAACATCTTGAGACACATCAACTAAACGACGCGTTAAATAACCAGCATCTGCAGTTTTAAGTGCTGTATCGGCAAGACCTTTACGTGCACCGTGAGTAGAGATAAAGTAATCTAAAATTGAAAGACCTTCTTTAAAGTTAGCAAGAATTGGGTTTTCAATAATCGATCCTCCACCTGCAGTAGATTTCTTAGGTTTCGCCATTAATCCACGCATACCTGTCAACTGACGAATCTGTTCTTTAGATCCACGAGCTCCAGAATCAAGCATCATAAACACCGAGTTAAACCCTTGTTGATCTTCTCGAATACGC is part of the Psychroserpens ponticola genome and encodes:
- a CDS encoding OmpA family protein; this encodes MPLKSIFSIVFCFYALVTHCQSSKTNKAHKLFASKAYIQASELYEELTETNDSITLNLADCYYYNGMMDKAAENYLKVFQNPYKEISNSYYFKYAHALYGIDNIEVADSIMSIYTSHKTDTPLYIENLEHAIPFLYDVQLIKSGNIPGDFAINYYDEKVSFSSLRKNASRKYKWNEESYLDIYIANFTEEGNLENIEELPANINTNTHESNAVLSSDGNTLYFSRTNNKRTEIDDIKIATVKLYKATKVDGEWNNIEELPFSSNLYSVMHPALNTNNDKLYFSSDMKGGQGSFDIYYVDISSDSTYSEPINLGSKINTRHREQFPFISKDTTLYYASDGLQGLGGLDVFMCEFNKNDENWNTPLNLGNTINTGKDDFSFVVNSEENTGFLSSNRSGRDNLYSFLRRDKNRSVVLEGTVKDLHSQEILPNTSITIFDENNNAIDSVKVDKDGRYKFHIKPFKTYKIEGFKPLYIPKAVDFDTDDSGKIELNIELELESYDDAEEIVYEKDGYVYIQLENIYFELDKWNIEPQAASTLNVLIELMKKYPRMEVELGAHTDTRSSNDYNLKLSNNRANSAMQYIISKGINQSRMKAVGYGETQLLVDCGNECSEEEHSINRRCEFIITK
- a CDS encoding (4Fe-4S)-binding protein encodes the protein MKTIPNVFSNNDITVTYNPCECINAERCAKELSNVFRQHIIPWIDLDGESTDKIIQQVKKCPSGALKFHSNQKEVA
- a CDS encoding DUF3467 domain-containing protein; this encodes MADDKKQKKPGINIELDEKIAEGTYSNLAIINHSVSEFVVDFVSIMPGTPKSKVKSRIILTPQHAKRLLKALGDNVNRFEKAHGEIKDYEQPPIPLNFGPTGQA
- the rpoC gene encoding DNA-directed RNA polymerase subunit beta', yielding MARRHDKNVIQRFSKISIGLASPESVLAASRGEVLKPETINYRTHKPERDGLFCERIFGPVKDFECACGKYKRIRYKGIVCDRCGVEVTEKKVRRDRVGHINLVVPVAHIWYFRSLPNKIGYLLGLPSKRLDMIIYYERYVVIQAGEAMNAEGEPLQKMDFLTEEEYLNIMETLPKENQYLDDTDPNKFIAKMGAECLIDLLARIDLDDLSFELRHKANTETSKQRKTEALKRLQVVEAFRDSNLNRENRPEWMIMKAIPIIPPELRPLVPLDGGRFATSDLNDLYRRVIIRNNRLKRLVEIKAPEVILRNEKRMLQESVDSLFDNTRKASAVKTDSNRPLKSLSDSLKGKQGRFRQNLLGKRVDYSARSVIVVGPELKLFECGLPKGMAAELYKPFIIRKLIERGIVKTVKSAKKIIDRKEPVVWDILENVLKGHPVLLNRAPTLHRLGIQAFQPKLIEGKAIQLHPLVCTAFNADFDGDQMAVHLPLGPEAILECQLLMLASHNILNPANGAPVTVPSQDMVLGLYYMTKLRKSTKDVKVLGEGLSFYSPEEVTIAYNEKKVELNAGIKVRTQDFNEEGELTTQIIETTVGRVLFNEKVPAAAGYINEVLTKKSLRDIIHGILKKTSVPVTAAFLDEIKTQGYKFAFQGGLSFSLGDIIIPPEKQGMIDKANGLVDGIMGNYNMGLITNNERYNQVIDIWTSTNAELTELSMKRIREDQQGFNSVFMMLDSGARGSKEQIRQLTGMRGLMAKPKKSTAGGGSIIENPILANFKEGLSILDYFISTHGARKGLADTALKTADAGYLTRRLVDVSQDVIIYTEDCGTLRGIEVNPLKKNEEIIETLEARIVGRTSLNDVFDPITEELLVEAGGHIHDDIAKRIQASALDSVEVRSALTCEAKKGICSKCYGRNLATGKMVQRGEAVGVVAAQSIGEPGTQLTLRTFHVGGVAGNISEENKLTVKFDGVAEIEDLKTVKTKDNEGKDVNVVISRTSELKLVDTKTGITLSTNNIPYGSFIYVKPGDKVKAGDIICQWDPYNGVIISEFAGKVRFENIEQGITYQVEIDEQTGFQEKVISESRNKKLIPTLLIEDAKGETIRSYNLPVGAHLMIDDGEKVKVGKILVKIPRKSAKAGDITGGLPRVTELFEARNPSNPAVVSEIDGVVSFGKIKRGNREIIIESKLGEIKKYLVKLSNQILVQENDYVKACMPLSDGSITPNDILNIKGPSAVQQYLVNEVQEVYRLQGVKINDKHFEVVVRQMMRKVRIIDSGDTIFLEDQLAHKADFIEENDKIFGMKVVEEAGDSETLKAGQILTARELRDENSILRREDKALATARDAKPATATPILQGITRASLQTKSFISAASFQETTKVLNEAAVNAKVDDLEGLKENVIVGHRIPAGTGVRKFDNIIVGSKEEFNEMMKAKEEMNYN